One genomic window of Corallococcus caeni includes the following:
- a CDS encoding phytoene desaturase family protein, with translation MQAMKVAVVGGGLGGLTAAALLARGGLEVTLYERSKYLGGRARTTEVEGFRFNLGPHALYRAGAALRVLERLGVKPQGGVPVPTGSHALLAGRLHTLPRGPVTLMTTDVLSLAGKLEVAKLLAGLARIDTGPLGPMPMRQWLETRLTRKDSQAFIAALVRVASYCADLEALSAEAALKQLQCATAANVLYVDGGWSTLVDAVEHLGREAGVRLELSTRVEAVVLQDGDTRVEGVRLADGTVHRADAVVLAGSPADVAALVPGDAVLAREAREAVPIQAATLELGLSALPRPDAFFALGVDGPWYASVHSASAKLAPAGGAMVHVAKYLGGADTECRETELEAVMDALQPGWRAKVVARRFRPSLTVSGGLPQAAKGGLTGRPPVEVPHVGGLFRVGDWVGAEGMLADASLASAEAVEQALVQRIATPRRRAAGA, from the coding sequence ATGCAGGCGATGAAGGTGGCCGTGGTGGGCGGAGGGTTGGGCGGGCTCACGGCGGCGGCGTTGCTGGCGCGCGGTGGCCTCGAGGTGACGTTGTACGAACGCTCGAAGTACCTGGGCGGGCGGGCGCGGACGACGGAGGTGGAGGGCTTCCGCTTCAACCTGGGGCCGCATGCCCTGTACCGGGCGGGCGCGGCGCTGCGGGTGCTGGAGCGCCTGGGCGTGAAGCCCCAGGGCGGTGTTCCGGTGCCGACGGGCTCCCACGCGCTGCTCGCGGGCCGGCTGCACACGCTGCCTCGCGGGCCGGTGACGCTCATGACGACGGACGTGCTGTCGCTCGCCGGGAAGCTGGAGGTGGCGAAGCTGCTGGCGGGGTTGGCCCGTATCGACACAGGGCCGCTGGGGCCCATGCCGATGCGGCAGTGGCTGGAGACGCGCCTGACGCGAAAGGACAGCCAGGCGTTCATCGCGGCGCTGGTGCGTGTGGCGTCGTACTGCGCGGATCTGGAAGCCCTCAGCGCGGAGGCGGCACTGAAGCAGCTCCAGTGCGCGACCGCCGCGAACGTGCTGTACGTGGACGGAGGCTGGAGCACGCTGGTGGACGCGGTGGAGCATCTGGGGCGCGAGGCCGGCGTCCGGCTGGAGCTGTCCACACGGGTGGAGGCCGTCGTTCTTCAGGACGGGGACACGCGGGTCGAAGGTGTGCGGCTCGCGGACGGCACGGTGCACCGTGCGGACGCGGTGGTGCTGGCGGGCAGTCCCGCGGACGTGGCGGCGCTCGTGCCTGGGGACGCGGTGCTGGCTCGGGAGGCGCGGGAGGCGGTGCCCATCCAGGCGGCGACGCTGGAGTTGGGATTGTCGGCGCTGCCCAGGCCGGATGCGTTCTTCGCGCTCGGGGTGGACGGGCCCTGGTACGCGTCGGTGCATTCGGCCTCCGCGAAGCTGGCCCCGGCAGGCGGCGCGATGGTGCACGTGGCGAAGTACCTGGGCGGCGCGGACACGGAGTGCCGCGAGACTGAGCTGGAAGCCGTGATGGATGCGCTCCAGCCGGGTTGGCGCGCGAAGGTGGTGGCGCGGCGCTTCCGTCCGTCGCTCACCGTCAGCGGCGGCCTGCCCCAGGCCGCGAAGGGCGGGTTGACCGGGCGTCCCCCGGTGGAGGTGCCGCACGTCGGAGGGCTGTTCCGCGTGGGCGACTGGGTTGGCGCGGAGGGCATGCTCGCGGACGCATCACTCGCGAGCGCCGAGGCCGTGGAGCAGGCGCTAGTGCAACGCATCGCGACGCCCCGGCGTCGTGCTGCGGGAGCTTGA
- a CDS encoding glycosyltransferase: MNARDLGCTAAALGVLVHGHLELMAGLRRRPAPPARRFEPPSVTVIRPIRGLDIDARANVRALLDLDYPGEWEVLFVFDSEDDPAFLPTREEVAAHPTRAKRVELVVAGEPPRGMTGKLNAMQVGVARSRCDLLAFSDSDTRPTPGVLTALVGALLEDGRTGATFAPIYAAADAPLAGDVGYGLLVNAWYGAAVARTAAPDGALPFIMGQLMVFRREALAAIGGVGCAAGQFVDDMYLGRRLHESGWKNRVVHAPLRVVTGHLELGAFLRIFRRWILFSEAGLPGDFARPHWVRGAVSWLSWGGLAAAVARRAWGAAALAALPIGFSVWSQLRLQRACHGPDVAPRHYWVPAVLPLLGAGVALSARLSRQVDWRGRGYRLDAKARLGEAQPARASV, from the coding sequence ATGAACGCGCGCGACCTGGGATGCACGGCGGCGGCGCTGGGCGTGCTCGTGCACGGCCACCTGGAGCTGATGGCCGGCCTGCGACGGCGTCCGGCGCCGCCCGCGAGGCGCTTCGAGCCGCCCTCGGTGACGGTCATCCGGCCCATCCGGGGTCTGGACATAGACGCGCGGGCGAACGTGCGCGCGCTGCTGGACCTGGACTATCCCGGCGAGTGGGAGGTGCTCTTCGTCTTCGACAGCGAGGACGACCCGGCGTTCCTCCCCACCCGCGAGGAGGTGGCCGCGCACCCCACGCGCGCGAAGCGGGTGGAGCTGGTGGTCGCGGGCGAGCCTCCGCGAGGGATGACCGGCAAGCTCAACGCGATGCAGGTGGGCGTGGCCCGCTCCCGGTGCGACCTGCTGGCGTTCAGTGATTCGGACACGCGGCCCACGCCCGGCGTGCTCACGGCGCTGGTGGGCGCACTGCTGGAGGACGGCCGGACGGGCGCCACGTTCGCGCCCATCTACGCGGCGGCGGATGCGCCCCTGGCGGGAGACGTGGGCTACGGGCTGCTGGTGAACGCGTGGTACGGCGCGGCGGTCGCCCGCACCGCGGCGCCGGATGGCGCGCTGCCCTTCATCATGGGGCAGCTGATGGTCTTCCGTCGGGAAGCGCTCGCGGCCATCGGGGGCGTGGGCTGCGCCGCCGGGCAGTTCGTGGATGACATGTACCTGGGGCGCAGGCTGCACGAGTCCGGGTGGAAGAACCGCGTCGTCCACGCGCCCCTGCGCGTCGTCACGGGCCACCTGGAGCTGGGCGCCTTCCTGCGCATCTTCCGGCGGTGGATCCTCTTCTCGGAGGCGGGGCTGCCCGGGGACTTCGCGCGGCCGCACTGGGTGCGCGGCGCGGTGAGCTGGCTGTCGTGGGGCGGCCTGGCGGCGGCGGTGGCGCGCAGGGCCTGGGGGGCCGCCGCCCTGGCGGCGCTGCCCATCGGCTTCTCCGTGTGGAGCCAGCTGCGGCTCCAGCGGGCCTGCCACGGGCCGGACGTGGCGCCCCGGCACTACTGGGTCCCGGCCGTCCTTCCGCTGCTGGGGGCCGGTGTGGCGCTGTCCGCGCGGCTGTCGCGCCAGGTGGACTGGCGCGGCCGGGGCTACCGGTTGGATGCGAAGGCGCGCCTGGGTGAAGCCCAGCCGGCCCGGGCCAGCGTGTAG
- a CDS encoding MMPL family transporter codes for MSGQGEDSPAGGAPSLFARLAVGVFRHRGRVLVGALLLLGAAVWALLRGGDLTTGTIEGIEAARAEALARGAAAGSNDQTLAVIFHHDEWTTDAPRFAQAVTSALARVQRLPEVASVVSPIGAPEAFRARFVAPTGHDLLALVRLKGGEREATAAFPTVRAALDGSGLQTTLTGKVAFLAALNELLAHDLLRAELLSFPLALLVLLWVFRTVVAAMLPLVVGGLAVLCGVAGVLLLSHVTNMAQYTLNVVSLIGLGVAIDYSLFIVSRFRAELALGSTTEQALTRTLDTAGRAVAFSGLAVTVGLGGLLFFRGSYLSAMGLGGALVVAFAVLFALTVLPALLAWLGPRVDRGRLPFARMEGRGGGWHALATWVMRHPWWVLLPTLALLLAMGLPFRRLQLAATDITALPEGTEARRGAETLARLFPREAATRVLVAVEFPGGNPLTPERAGALHDASRRISALPGVLGVESAVTLVPGMDRATVQRMAAAPPQFLPPELQAARAAYVTGNVAVMQVLTSSAPSSVEARNLVRALREDRAVGDGRWQVGGQTAGDVDAAAFVKQHTPAAVGFVMGMTCIVLFVLLRSVVLPLKALLMNLLSLCGSFGALVFIFQEGHLHRLLRFEPGPIEPSLPILLFCALFGLSMDYEVLLLSRIREEWLRTGDNTHAVAEGLERTGGLITSAAAIMVAVFAAFTLASVVVVKAMGLGMAIAVALDATLVRVLIVPAMMRLMGDFNWWGPGHWRRSNARAQGTRGTEVRP; via the coding sequence ATGTCGGGACAGGGGGAGGACTCACCAGCGGGGGGCGCGCCGTCGCTGTTCGCCCGGCTGGCGGTGGGCGTGTTCCGGCACCGGGGCCGGGTGCTGGTGGGCGCGCTCCTGCTGCTCGGCGCGGCGGTGTGGGCGCTGCTCCGGGGCGGAGACCTCACCACCGGGACCATCGAGGGCATCGAAGCCGCGCGGGCCGAGGCGCTCGCTCGGGGCGCCGCCGCGGGGTCGAACGACCAGACCCTGGCGGTCATCTTCCACCACGATGAATGGACGACCGATGCGCCGCGCTTCGCCCAGGCGGTGACGTCCGCGCTGGCGCGCGTGCAGCGGCTGCCGGAGGTCGCGTCGGTGGTGTCGCCCATCGGGGCGCCCGAGGCCTTCCGGGCCCGCTTCGTGGCGCCGACAGGCCACGATCTGCTGGCGCTGGTGCGGCTCAAGGGCGGCGAGCGCGAGGCCACCGCCGCGTTCCCCACCGTGCGCGCGGCGCTGGACGGCTCGGGCCTCCAGACGACGCTCACCGGCAAGGTGGCCTTCCTGGCCGCGCTCAACGAATTGCTGGCGCATGACCTCTTGCGCGCGGAGTTGCTCTCGTTCCCGCTGGCGCTGCTCGTGTTGCTGTGGGTGTTCCGGACGGTGGTGGCGGCCATGCTGCCCCTGGTGGTGGGCGGGCTGGCGGTGCTGTGCGGCGTGGCGGGCGTGCTGCTCCTGTCGCACGTCACGAACATGGCCCAGTACACGCTCAACGTGGTGTCGCTCATCGGGCTGGGCGTGGCCATCGACTACTCGCTCTTCATCGTGAGCCGCTTCCGCGCGGAGCTTGCCCTGGGGTCGACGACGGAGCAGGCGCTGACGCGCACCCTGGACACCGCCGGGCGGGCGGTGGCGTTCTCCGGGCTGGCCGTCACGGTGGGCCTGGGGGGCCTGCTCTTCTTCCGCGGCTCGTACCTGAGCGCCATGGGGCTGGGGGGCGCCCTGGTGGTGGCCTTCGCGGTCCTCTTCGCGCTCACCGTGCTGCCCGCGCTCCTGGCCTGGCTGGGGCCGCGCGTGGACCGGGGGCGGCTGCCCTTCGCGCGCATGGAGGGACGCGGCGGCGGCTGGCACGCGCTGGCCACCTGGGTGATGCGGCATCCCTGGTGGGTGCTGCTGCCGACGCTGGCGTTGCTGCTGGCCATGGGGCTGCCGTTCCGGCGGCTGCAACTGGCGGCCACGGACATCACGGCGCTGCCCGAGGGCACCGAAGCCCGCCGGGGCGCGGAGACCCTGGCCCGCCTGTTCCCCCGCGAGGCCGCCACCCGGGTGCTGGTGGCCGTGGAGTTCCCTGGCGGCAACCCCCTCACGCCGGAGCGCGCGGGCGCGCTTCACGACGCCAGCCGGCGGATCTCGGCGCTGCCCGGGGTGCTGGGCGTGGAGAGCGCGGTGACCCTGGTCCCCGGCATGGACCGGGCGACCGTGCAACGGATGGCCGCGGCGCCGCCCCAGTTCCTTCCGCCGGAGCTCCAGGCCGCGCGGGCCGCGTACGTCACCGGCAACGTGGCGGTGATGCAGGTGCTGACGTCCTCGGCGCCCAGCAGCGTCGAGGCCCGGAACCTGGTCCGCGCGCTGCGCGAGGACCGCGCGGTGGGCGACGGCCGGTGGCAGGTGGGAGGACAGACCGCGGGGGACGTGGACGCGGCGGCCTTCGTGAAGCAGCACACGCCCGCGGCCGTGGGGTTCGTGATGGGGATGACGTGCATCGTCCTCTTCGTGCTCCTGCGCTCCGTGGTGCTGCCCTTGAAGGCGCTCCTGATGAACCTGCTGTCGCTGTGCGGTTCGTTCGGGGCCCTGGTGTTCATCTTCCAGGAGGGACACCTGCACCGGCTGCTGCGCTTCGAACCCGGGCCCATCGAACCGTCGCTGCCCATCCTGCTGTTCTGCGCGCTGTTCGGCCTGTCCATGGACTACGAGGTGCTGCTGCTCAGCCGTATCCGCGAGGAGTGGCTGCGCACGGGCGACAACACCCACGCGGTGGCCGAGGGACTGGAGCGGACCGGCGGCCTCATCACCAGCGCGGCGGCCATCATGGTGGCCGTGTTCGCGGCCTTCACGCTGGCCTCGGTGGTGGTGGTGAAGGCGATGGGGCTGGGCATGGCCATCGCGGTCGCGCTGGATGCGACGCTGGTCCGGGTGCTCATCGTCCCCGCGATGATGCGCCTGATGGGGGACTTCAACTGGTGGGGGCCGGGCCACTGGAGGCGCTCGAACGCGCGGGCGCAAGGGACGCGGGGCACGGAGGTGCGGCCATGA
- a CDS encoding efflux RND transporter periplasmic adaptor subunit produces MSPRLALLACLFASGVGCQRTSPEEAAPPLPRVRVVPVAPGQAVRGLRVAGLLAAPPGREVRLSPRVPGRLSLLRVAEGDRVRAGEVLAQVDPLDATAELQQAEAALREASSALDAAKEKRARTDVLAEHGVAARQDAEQDRSAEAAARATEARARSALELARRGVGRTSLQAPFDGVVTAIGVRQGEMVEGANPPVLQVSATDPLELRAYVTQQEAAAVQPGQRATLTVVGLDGAREGEVAAVSPAVDPQSGNVLIRLRFANPRGELRLGATAKAHLVLASLGSALAVPSSALLPREDGGLAVARLGDGRVHRVPVQVVSEDEGVAVVQGPLAVGEPVVVEGGYSLPDDAGVEVLR; encoded by the coding sequence ATGAGCCCTAGACTCGCGCTGCTCGCCTGTCTCTTCGCCTCCGGCGTGGGCTGTCAGCGGACGTCGCCCGAAGAAGCCGCGCCGCCCCTTCCGCGCGTCCGTGTCGTCCCCGTGGCTCCGGGGCAGGCCGTGCGCGGGCTGCGCGTCGCGGGCCTGCTGGCGGCGCCGCCCGGGCGCGAGGTCCGGCTCTCACCGCGGGTGCCCGGCCGGCTGTCGCTCTTGCGCGTGGCGGAAGGGGACCGCGTGCGCGCGGGCGAGGTCCTGGCCCAGGTGGACCCGCTCGACGCCACCGCCGAGCTCCAGCAGGCGGAGGCCGCCCTGCGCGAAGCCAGCTCTGCGCTCGACGCCGCGAAGGAGAAGCGCGCGCGCACGGACGTCCTGGCCGAGCACGGCGTCGCGGCCCGTCAGGACGCGGAGCAGGACCGCAGCGCGGAGGCCGCCGCCCGTGCCACCGAGGCCCGGGCCCGGAGCGCCCTGGAGTTGGCCCGGCGCGGCGTGGGGCGCACCTCGCTGCAGGCCCCCTTCGACGGTGTCGTGACGGCCATCGGGGTGCGGCAGGGTGAAATGGTGGAGGGCGCGAATCCCCCCGTGCTCCAGGTCTCCGCGACGGACCCGCTGGAGCTGCGGGCATACGTCACCCAGCAGGAGGCCGCGGCGGTCCAACCCGGTCAACGCGCGACCCTCACCGTCGTCGGGCTGGACGGTGCCCGCGAGGGCGAGGTCGCCGCGGTGTCCCCCGCCGTGGATCCGCAGAGCGGCAACGTGCTGATCCGCCTGCGCTTCGCCAACCCGCGCGGGGAGCTGCGCCTGGGCGCGACCGCGAAGGCCCACCTCGTCCTGGCGTCGCTGGGCAGCGCGCTGGCCGTGCCGTCATCGGCGCTCCTGCCACGGGAGGATGGAGGCCTCGCGGTCGCGCGGCTCGGGGACGGGCGGGTCCACCGGGTGCCGGTCCAGGTCGTCTCCGAGGACGAGGGCGTGGCCGTCGTCCAGGGGCCGCTCGCGGTGGGCGAGCCTGTCGTCGTGGAAGGGGGCTACTCCCTGCCGGATGACGCCGGGGTGGAGGTCCTGCGGTGA
- a CDS encoding efflux RND transporter permease subunit, protein MTWLTLLRRNAPGVVVLLAALTLAGVFGATRLPVGLYPEVTFPRIVVAATLNGASAQTLRLSVTGPVEDALSTVIGVRQVRSRTIRAAAEISLWFDSNTDMEQALGLVNARLAEVQNALPPDATLSAERLTPSSFPIQTLAVTGTADPARLREFALRTLRPGLAGLAGVGRVDVVGGDVRELLITVDAQRLEQAKLDLPTLATQVGGTLLLEPAGRLDVHYQQALVMVQGPVDSPDQLAALVVGGTPEAPVRLGDVARIQEGHADRLSLTYANGRPAVLVNVGRRPGADAVTLAREINAELERVRAGLPPGIAIEVSYDQAGLIARSVAHVRDEVILGGVLTLAVVGLFLRSWRAMTAAAVVLPATLAMTIGALWLTGRTLNLMSLGGLAVAIGLVVDDAVVVVEAVYRRVAAGMERWAATAEALREIAWPVTNSTLTTVVVFTPLSLLPGVSGQFFSALAFTLCAAVLISWVLAVTLTPLLCGWLLAAPGGHHAPEPAVPERILSQWRRRPGTLVAAVALVTALLALLGRGVGTGFLPELDEGAFVVDYFTPTGTSVAEADRLGQALEAVVAEIPEVLGTSRRLGAELGPPAATESSRGDLTVSLSPQRTRHGPDIIEATRTRAEAALPGVRLEFVELLQDVLSDLEGAPDPVEVKLLGPDVQVLREFAPRVAEALRDIPGLVDLFDGVSGCTPEAHVEVDLIQAGRLGLTTRDVSAQVRSALLGEVVGTIPREGRPVDVRVRLRDADRLDPQVLQRVRLRTASGGVVPLTQVARVRQECQPAELLADNLRPLVAVTGRLEARDLGSVTTDVEARLATLKPPAGVEVRLGGQRESQRESFHALVLVLLLAALGVFLVLTFHFRGVVLPLLILGAVPVALAAGVACLRLTSTPLNVSSLMGCILLVGLVVKNGILLLDRAEAGRAEGLSAAEAVGHATTVRLRPILMTTLATLLGLVPLALGLGEGGELQRPLAITVLGGLSLSTLTVLVGLPAAYVLVRRHATAAKS, encoded by the coding sequence GTGACGTGGCTGACGCTGCTGCGGCGCAACGCGCCCGGGGTTGTGGTGCTGCTGGCGGCGCTGACGTTGGCGGGAGTGTTCGGGGCGACCCGGCTGCCCGTGGGGCTCTACCCGGAGGTGACCTTTCCGCGAATCGTCGTCGCCGCGACGCTGAATGGCGCCAGCGCGCAGACCCTGCGGCTGTCCGTGACCGGCCCGGTGGAGGATGCGCTGTCCACCGTCATCGGCGTGCGGCAGGTGCGCTCCCGGACCATCCGCGCGGCCGCGGAGATCTCGCTCTGGTTCGACTCGAACACGGACATGGAGCAGGCGCTGGGGCTCGTCAATGCCCGGCTCGCGGAGGTGCAGAACGCACTGCCCCCGGACGCAACGCTCTCCGCCGAGCGGCTCACCCCGTCGTCCTTTCCCATCCAGACCCTCGCCGTCACCGGCACGGCGGACCCCGCCCGGCTGCGCGAGTTCGCCCTGCGGACGCTGCGTCCAGGCCTGGCGGGCCTCGCGGGCGTGGGGCGCGTGGACGTGGTCGGCGGCGACGTGCGCGAGCTCCTCATCACCGTGGACGCACAGCGGCTGGAGCAGGCGAAGCTGGACCTGCCCACGCTCGCCACCCAGGTGGGCGGCACGCTCCTGCTCGAACCGGCGGGCCGCCTGGACGTGCACTACCAGCAGGCGCTGGTGATGGTGCAGGGGCCGGTGGACTCCCCGGACCAGCTGGCGGCGCTCGTCGTGGGCGGGACGCCCGAGGCGCCCGTGCGGCTGGGCGACGTCGCGCGGATCCAGGAGGGGCATGCGGACCGGCTCTCCCTGACGTATGCGAACGGCAGGCCCGCGGTGCTCGTCAACGTGGGCCGACGGCCAGGGGCGGATGCCGTCACCCTGGCGCGAGAGATAAACGCGGAGCTCGAACGGGTGCGAGCGGGACTGCCGCCGGGCATCGCCATCGAGGTCTCGTATGATCAGGCCGGGCTCATCGCCCGGTCCGTGGCCCACGTGCGGGACGAGGTCATCCTCGGCGGGGTGCTCACGCTCGCGGTCGTGGGCCTCTTCCTGCGCTCCTGGCGGGCCATGACGGCCGCGGCGGTGGTGCTCCCGGCCACCCTGGCGATGACGATTGGCGCGCTCTGGCTCACGGGCAGGACGCTCAACCTCATGTCGCTGGGCGGGCTGGCGGTGGCCATCGGGTTGGTGGTGGACGACGCCGTGGTCGTGGTGGAAGCCGTGTACCGCCGGGTGGCGGCGGGGATGGAGCGGTGGGCCGCGACCGCGGAGGCGCTGCGGGAAATCGCCTGGCCCGTCACCAACTCCACCCTCACCACGGTCGTGGTCTTCACGCCGCTGTCGCTGCTGCCGGGCGTGTCGGGCCAGTTCTTCTCCGCGCTGGCGTTCACGCTGTGCGCCGCCGTGCTGATCTCCTGGGTGTTGGCCGTCACGCTGACGCCGCTGCTGTGCGGATGGCTGCTCGCCGCGCCCGGCGGCCATCACGCGCCCGAGCCCGCCGTCCCGGAGCGCATCCTCTCGCAGTGGCGTAGGCGGCCGGGAACGCTGGTGGCCGCGGTGGCGCTCGTCACCGCGCTGCTGGCCCTGCTGGGCCGGGGCGTGGGGACCGGGTTCCTGCCGGAGCTGGACGAGGGCGCGTTCGTCGTGGACTACTTCACGCCGACGGGCACCTCGGTCGCGGAGGCGGACCGGCTGGGGCAGGCCCTGGAGGCGGTCGTCGCGGAGATCCCGGAGGTCCTGGGCACCAGCCGTCGCCTGGGCGCGGAGCTGGGGCCACCGGCGGCCACCGAGTCCTCGCGTGGCGACCTGACCGTGTCGCTCTCCCCCCAGCGGACGCGCCACGGCCCGGACATCATCGAGGCGACGCGCACGCGAGCGGAAGCCGCCCTTCCCGGCGTCCGGCTGGAGTTCGTCGAGCTGCTGCAGGACGTGCTCTCCGACCTGGAAGGCGCGCCGGATCCCGTCGAGGTCAAGCTGCTGGGGCCGGACGTCCAGGTGCTGCGGGAGTTCGCGCCACGCGTCGCCGAAGCCCTGCGGGACATCCCGGGCCTGGTGGACCTGTTCGACGGGGTCTCCGGCTGCACTCCGGAGGCCCACGTGGAAGTGGACCTGATCCAGGCGGGGCGGCTGGGCCTGACGACGCGGGACGTGTCGGCACAGGTCCGGTCCGCGCTGTTGGGCGAGGTCGTCGGGACGATTCCCCGCGAGGGCCGGCCGGTGGACGTGCGCGTGCGGCTGCGTGACGCCGACCGCCTGGATCCCCAGGTGCTCCAGCGGGTGCGCCTGCGGACCGCTTCGGGGGGAGTGGTGCCGCTGACGCAGGTGGCGCGCGTGCGCCAGGAGTGCCAGCCCGCGGAGTTGCTCGCGGACAACCTGCGTCCGCTGGTGGCGGTGACGGGGCGGCTGGAGGCGCGGGACCTGGGCAGTGTCACCACGGACGTGGAGGCGCGGCTCGCCACGCTGAAGCCTCCAGCAGGGGTGGAGGTGCGGCTGGGCGGTCAGCGTGAGAGCCAGCGCGAGTCCTTCCATGCCCTCGTGCTCGTGTTGCTGCTGGCCGCGCTGGGCGTCTTCCTGGTGTTGACCTTCCACTTTCGCGGGGTCGTGCTCCCGCTGCTCATCCTGGGCGCGGTCCCCGTGGCGCTCGCGGCGGGGGTCGCCTGCCTGCGGCTCACCAGCACGCCGCTCAACGTCTCCTCGTTGATGGGTTGCATCCTGCTCGTCGGGCTCGTCGTGAAGAACGGCATCCTCTTGCTTGACCGTGCGGAGGCGGGACGCGCCGAAGGGCTGTCCGCCGCTGAAGCCGTGGGTCACGCCACCACCGTGCGCCTGCGCCCCATCCTCATGACGACGCTGGCGACGCTGCTGGGGCTCGTCCCGCTCGCGCTCGGCCTGGGCGAGGGCGGTGAGCTGCAACGGCCGCTGGCCATCACCGTGCTGGGGGGCCTCTCCCTGTCCACGTTGACGGTGTTGGTGGGACTGCCGGCGGCGTACGTGCTGGTGCGTCGGCATGCGACCGCCGCGAAGAGTTGA
- a CDS encoding sigma-70 family RNA polymerase sigma factor, translated as MDSQARGALGQAAREHERFLWGLCYRMTGVAADADDLVQEVYARALATPPERLDTLRPWLTRVAVNLARDHLRRRRREGYIGPWLPSPVETGDDEVPPSVEASLPGGGSTEGRYELLESVSFAFLLALEALSPKQRAVLLLRDVFDYSVLEVAEALRMSEANVKVVHHRARSAMSSYDQARCIPTRDVQARTRAALEAFLGALVTGDVAAAEALLASEVRALTDGGGKVRAAQVPIVGVQRVVLFLRRLMEMRGPPKAWEVRMLNGLPAVVSVYAPGADPLLALRTVIRVDVDATGRIHALHSVLEDRKLAGVRVPVPD; from the coding sequence ATGGACTCACAGGCGCGAGGAGCACTGGGACAGGCCGCACGCGAGCACGAGCGCTTCCTCTGGGGGCTCTGCTACCGGATGACGGGCGTGGCCGCGGACGCGGATGACCTGGTGCAGGAGGTCTATGCGCGTGCGCTCGCGACACCGCCGGAGCGGCTGGACACCCTGCGGCCCTGGCTCACGCGCGTGGCGGTGAACCTGGCGCGGGACCACCTGCGGCGGCGACGGCGCGAGGGCTACATCGGACCGTGGCTGCCTTCGCCCGTGGAGACCGGCGACGACGAAGTCCCTCCCTCAGTGGAGGCGAGTCTTCCGGGCGGCGGCTCGACGGAGGGACGCTACGAGCTGCTGGAGAGCGTCTCGTTCGCCTTCCTCCTGGCGCTGGAGGCATTGTCACCCAAGCAGCGGGCGGTGCTGCTGCTGCGCGATGTCTTTGATTACTCGGTGCTGGAGGTGGCCGAGGCGCTGCGCATGAGCGAAGCGAACGTGAAGGTGGTGCACCACCGCGCGCGGTCCGCCATGTCCTCGTATGACCAGGCACGCTGCATTCCCACTCGCGACGTGCAGGCGCGCACGCGGGCCGCGCTGGAGGCCTTCCTGGGGGCGTTGGTGACGGGAGACGTGGCCGCCGCGGAGGCGCTGCTGGCCTCGGAGGTTCGCGCACTGACGGACGGAGGCGGCAAGGTGCGCGCCGCGCAGGTGCCTATCGTGGGGGTACAGCGCGTCGTCCTCTTCCTTCGCCGGCTGATGGAGATGCGGGGGCCGCCGAAGGCGTGGGAAGTACGGATGCTCAACGGACTGCCCGCCGTGGTGTCGGTGTACGCGCCGGGGGCGGATCCCCTGTTGGCCCTGCGCACCGTGATTCGCGTGGACGTGGACGCGACCGGACGCATCCACGCGCTGCATTCCGTGTTGGAGGACCGGAAGCTCGCGGGCGTGCGCGTGCCCGTGCCGGATTGA